The following are encoded in a window of Maridesulfovibrio ferrireducens genomic DNA:
- a CDS encoding STAS domain-containing protein, whose product MMKLDIKNQQDICIITPGTTRLDASTAVDFKTALLNLIKENNIRILLNLEQVEFIDSSGLGAIISALRQVGVKGDIKLCNVNKQIMELLRLTKLDKILDSFENEKTALEGF is encoded by the coding sequence ATGATGAAACTCGATATTAAAAATCAGCAAGATATCTGTATTATAACACCGGGAACTACGCGTCTTGACGCAAGCACGGCTGTTGATTTCAAAACAGCTCTTCTGAATCTTATTAAGGAAAACAATATTCGCATCCTGCTCAATCTGGAACAAGTCGAATTCATCGACAGTTCAGGACTTGGGGCCATCATTTCTGCCCTCAGACAGGTCGGAGTAAAAGGAGACATTAAACTCTGCAACGTAAACAAGCAGATTATGGAATTACTTAGACTAACAAAACTCGATAAAATTTTAGATTCATTCGAAAACGAAAAAACAGCTCTTGAAGGCTTTTAG